One window of Rasiella rasia genomic DNA carries:
- a CDS encoding BspA family leucine-rich repeat surface protein has product MKKHTALNVLYLLLVCLFITQQGDAQNFVTTWETTAASEVITIPTDSGETYLYDVDWENDGTFDDIGVTGDATHTYATAGVQTIAIRGNFPRILFNNAGDKDKIIIINEWGTIAWSSMANAFEGCTNLVVGAIDTPDLSGVTDMSAMFKDATALTTLIGNWDVSTITNMSSLFEGASSFNQNISGWDVSAATNMTSLFEGASDFNQDLGGWNVSNVSDMSNMFANAGLSTVNYDNLLNGWASLILQNGVDFNAGTSTYCFGTTARTLITTLFSWNIIDAGQDCSDTFVSTWKTDNPGTSAMNEITIPTNGPGYLYDVDWGDGTLSTNVMGDATHTYGAAGTYTVKIRGAFPQLFFNNGGDREKLLDVTNWGTIAWSSMEGAFYGCTNLAITATDAPDLSGVTSMRQMFKGAATFNDDISSWDVSTIEDMSETFNEAALFNQDISGWMVDNVENMEAMFAQGSFDQPIGTWNVSQVTTMESMFAETPFNQDIGTWITTSLENTDSMFANATLFNQNISSWNMLNVTNMQGMFLNAESFNQPLNTWIVTNVLTTEGMFSNADNFNQPIDAWVFTSIDNMSGMFTDALAFNQPIGSWQVGTVTNMSNMFNGALAFNQNLNLWDVSQVSDMSFMFAGAISFNSDITGWTVSAATTMENMFNEAVVFNQDISAWDTSMVQNMTEMFTAAAAFDQDIGGWDVTNVTSMDNMFSGVSLSIANYDALLIGWDAQTLQSGLNFNAGTSRYCNGGTARQNMIASDGWQIIDAGAENVNPVPDSATLPDITSECEVTTLPAPTATDVCAGVITATTNAFPVSIQGANTITWTYDDGNGNIVTQDQVVTITDNTPPALTAVSNISVAADAGACSAVVNFTPPTVTDNCSFNVVSTHLPNDAFSVGTTTVVYTATDTAGNSAETSFTIVVTDDEDPTFSGCPTSFTVNAEPGSCGAIVNYMEPIAADNCFTSVTSSHNTGQFFAVGVTTVTYTVTDNSGNNAQCSFDITVADTSTPVFVGCPSDIIVNSATGACGATVTYTPPTATDNCGATVTSTNNSGDTFPVGVNTVLYTAIDAAGNSIDCSFTITVLDTTDPVISSCPFDISQNADPGLCTAVVSWTPPLQTDNCSATLTTTHNPGDVFAAGVTTVIYTATDPAGNTDTCSFTVTITENEAPMISNCPTDILIANETGSCGAVATWIPPTQTDNCGASLSSTSVPGDFFPVGATVVEYTATDTSGNQATCSFTVTVADTENPIISGCPSDINVSNDLGECEAIVTWLAPVQSDNCSAILTSTHDSGDAFSVGTTTVVYTATDSSGNSVSCSFNVTVIDNEMPVISNCPTDITVSNDFGQCDANVSWVAPTAQDNCVGLTFVATHASGDMFPVGTTTVTYTATDSAGNSVDCSFTVTVEDDEAPAIACIVDNSVFIDNGASFTMPDYFGDAIIDITDNCTVPITSVVQNPVPGTQLTPGVYPVTIMATDTAGNVETCSFELTVEEVLATQEFEISEAQVILYPSPATSIVYVEVPKSIEVDRITIFDISGRQVKTASFSAAKVSVDVSEMASATYFLHIETNLGNVTKQFIKE; this is encoded by the coding sequence ATGAAAAAACATACAGCTTTAAACGTACTCTATTTACTCTTGGTCTGCCTGTTTATAACGCAGCAAGGAGATGCTCAGAATTTTGTAACAACATGGGAAACTACTGCCGCTTCAGAAGTAATTACCATACCAACCGATAGCGGAGAAACATATCTATATGATGTAGATTGGGAGAATGACGGCACTTTCGACGACATTGGTGTAACCGGAGATGCTACACATACATATGCAACGGCCGGAGTGCAGACTATTGCAATTCGAGGCAATTTTCCTAGAATCTTATTTAATAATGCAGGTGACAAAGATAAAATTATAATAATTAATGAGTGGGGGACAATAGCATGGAGCTCTATGGCAAATGCTTTTGAAGGATGTACAAATTTAGTTGTTGGCGCAATAGATACACCAGACCTTTCGGGGGTAACAGATATGTCTGCCATGTTTAAAGATGCAACGGCATTAACAACACTAATTGGTAACTGGGATGTAAGCACTATTACCAATATGTCTAGTCTTTTTGAAGGTGCTAGTAGCTTTAATCAAAATATCTCAGGTTGGGATGTTAGTGCTGCTACAAATATGACCAGCCTTTTTGAAGGAGCTTCAGATTTTAATCAAGACCTAGGAGGTTGGAATGTGAGTAACGTTTCAGATATGAGCAATATGTTTGCAAATGCGGGTTTAAGCACAGTAAATTATGACAACTTGTTGAATGGGTGGGCGAGTCTAATTTTACAAAACGGAGTTGATTTTAATGCAGGCACAAGCACTTATTGTTTTGGCACTACGGCGCGAACATTAATAACCACACTTTTTAGCTGGAACATTATAGACGCTGGTCAAGATTGTTCAGATACGTTCGTTTCAACCTGGAAAACAGACAATCCAGGAACCTCGGCTATGAACGAAATTACGATCCCAACCAATGGGCCGGGATATTTATACGATGTAGATTGGGGAGATGGCACGCTTAGTACCAATGTTATGGGAGATGCTACCCATACTTACGGTGCTGCAGGTACCTATACGGTAAAAATAAGAGGAGCTTTTCCGCAGTTATTTTTTAACAACGGAGGTGATAGAGAAAAACTTCTAGACGTAACCAATTGGGGGACGATTGCTTGGAGCTCTATGGAAGGAGCTTTTTATGGATGTACAAATTTGGCAATCACAGCAACAGACGCACCCGATTTATCTGGAGTGACGAGTATGCGGCAAATGTTTAAAGGTGCTGCGACCTTTAACGATGACATTAGCTCGTGGGACGTAAGTACTATAGAGGATATGTCTGAAACCTTTAACGAGGCAGCCCTATTTAACCAAGATATTAGCGGTTGGATGGTAGACAATGTAGAAAATATGGAAGCCATGTTCGCACAAGGTAGTTTTGACCAACCTATTGGAACGTGGAATGTATCTCAAGTTACGACGATGGAGAGTATGTTTGCTGAAACTCCCTTTAATCAAGATATCGGAACATGGATCACAACTAGTCTTGAAAATACAGACTCTATGTTCGCTAATGCCACGCTCTTTAATCAGAATATTAGCAGCTGGAATATGTTGAACGTTACAAACATGCAGGGGATGTTTTTAAATGCTGAAAGTTTCAACCAACCACTAAATACATGGATTGTCACAAATGTTTTGACAACAGAAGGTATGTTTTCTAATGCCGACAATTTTAATCAGCCAATTGACGCTTGGGTTTTTACAAGTATTGATAATATGAGTGGGATGTTTACCGATGCGTTGGCGTTCAATCAGCCTATTGGAAGCTGGCAAGTAGGAACGGTAACTAACATGTCTAATATGTTTAACGGGGCATTGGCGTTTAATCAAAACCTTAATCTTTGGGATGTAAGCCAAGTTTCTGACATGAGCTTTATGTTTGCTGGGGCGATAAGTTTTAATTCAGACATCACAGGTTGGACGGTAAGTGCCGCAACAACCATGGAAAACATGTTTAACGAAGCAGTTGTGTTTAACCAAGACATTAGTGCTTGGGATACATCTATGGTTCAGAATATGACAGAAATGTTCACAGCTGCAGCAGCCTTCGATCAAGATATAGGAGGTTGGGATGTTACTAATGTTACAAGCATGGATAATATGTTTTCGGGAGTGTCATTAAGCATTGCTAACTATGATGCACTCCTAATAGGGTGGGATGCGCAAACACTACAAAGTGGTTTAAATTTCAATGCAGGTACAAGCCGTTACTGCAATGGAGGTACAGCAAGACAAAATATGATTGCTTCAGACGGCTGGCAAATTATCGATGCCGGAGCAGAAAATGTAAATCCGGTACCAGACAGCGCCACATTACCTGATATAACGAGCGAATGTGAAGTAACAACACTGCCAGCTCCAACAGCAACCGATGTATGTGCAGGGGTAATTACCGCTACAACAAATGCATTTCCTGTTTCTATTCAAGGGGCAAATACGATTACTTGGACCTATGACGATGGTAATGGAAATATAGTGACCCAAGATCAAGTTGTTACTATTACAGACAACACTCCGCCAGCGCTTACAGCTGTTTCAAATATATCTGTGGCTGCAGATGCTGGAGCATGTAGTGCGGTGGTGAACTTCACGCCACCAACAGTAACAGATAATTGTAGTTTTAATGTAGTTTCAACACATCTTCCTAACGATGCTTTTTCAGTAGGGACAACAACTGTAGTATATACAGCAACCGATACGGCTGGTAATTCTGCTGAAACTTCCTTTACCATTGTAGTAACAGATGATGAAGACCCAACATTTTCTGGATGCCCCACATCATTCACAGTAAATGCAGAACCAGGTTCGTGTGGAGCTATTGTTAATTATATGGAACCAATTGCCGCAGATAATTGTTTTACGTCAGTTACCTCGTCTCACAATACTGGGCAGTTTTTTGCTGTAGGTGTTACAACGGTTACGTATACTGTTACTGATAATAGTGGAAACAATGCACAATGTTCTTTTGATATAACTGTTGCAGACACAAGCACACCTGTATTTGTAGGTTGTCCTAGTGATATTATTGTAAACAGTGCTACAGGAGCTTGCGGTGCAACCGTTACCTATACACCACCAACTGCAACCGATAATTGTGGAGCCACTGTAACGTCTACTAATAATTCTGGAGACACCTTCCCGGTGGGCGTTAATACGGTTCTGTACACGGCTATTGATGCCGCTGGAAATTCTATAGACTGTTCGTTTACCATAACCGTACTAGATACCACAGATCCCGTAATTTCGAGCTGCCCTTTTGATATTAGTCAGAATGCAGATCCTGGTTTGTGCACCGCGGTTGTATCTTGGACTCCTCCTTTACAAACAGATAATTGTAGTGCAACACTTACAACTACGCATAATCCGGGAGACGTTTTTGCTGCGGGTGTAACAACCGTAATTTATACCGCAACAGATCCTGCTGGAAATACCGATACATGTTCATTTACAGTAACTATTACTGAAAATGAAGCACCCATGATATCTAATTGCCCTACCGACATACTAATTGCAAACGAAACGGGGTCATGCGGCGCTGTAGCTACTTGGATACCACCCACGCAAACTGATAATTGTGGTGCATCTTTATCAAGTACGAGTGTGCCAGGAGATTTTTTTCCTGTAGGGGCCACAGTAGTAGAATACACAGCAACAGATACGTCTGGAAATCAAGCAACCTGTAGCTTTACTGTAACGGTTGCCGACACTGAAAATCCTATCATTTCTGGATGCCCGTCAGATATAAATGTATCAAACGATTTGGGTGAGTGTGAAGCAATAGTTACTTGGTTAGCTCCAGTACAATCTGATAATTGTAGTGCCATCCTAACCTCTACTCATGACTCTGGAGACGCATTTAGCGTAGGGACAACCACAGTGGTTTATACTGCTACAGATTCTTCTGGCAATAGCGTTTCATGTTCATTTAATGTTACAGTGATAGATAACGAAATGCCTGTGATTAGTAATTGTCCCACCGATATTACTGTTTCAAACGATTTTGGTCAGTGCGATGCAAATGTTAGTTGGGTGGCACCAACTGCTCAGGACAACTGTGTTGGCTTAACATTTGTCGCTACGCATGCAAGTGGAGATATGTTCCCTGTGGGTACTACTACAGTAACTTATACCGCAACCGATAGTGCTGGAAATAGTGTTGATTGTAGTTTTACTGTTACGGTAGAAGATGACGAAGCACCCGCAATTGCATGTATTGTAGACAACAGTGTTTTTATAGATAATGGAGCTAGCTTTACAATGCCCGACTATTTTGGCGATGCAATTATAGACATAACAGATAACTGTACTGTGCCTATTACGAGCGTAGTTCAGAATCCAGTGCCTGGTACGCAATTAACCCCAGGGGTATATCCCGTAACTATCATGGCTACAGATACTGCAGGTAATGTAGAAACCTGTTCTTTTGAGCTAACTGTAGAAGAAGTTTTGGCAACTCAAGAATTTGAAATTAGTGAAGCACAAGTCATTCTATATCCTAGTCCAGCGACTTCGATAGTCTATGTTGAGGTGCCTAAGAGCATTGAAGTTGATAGAATTACTATTTTCGATATAAGCGGAAGACAGGTTAAAACTGCATCGTTTTCGGCCGCTAAAGTTTCCGTAGATGTTTCAGAAATGGCAAGCGCAACATACTTTTTACATATTGAAACCAATCTAGGAAACGTAACCAAACAATTTATAAAAGAATAA